The DNA sequence CGAGGTAGAAACTTTAGCCAAGGGGGATGCTTCGGGACGAGTACAAAGGTAAGGAGCAGGGAGGGCGGGCTAGTGCCTGCCCTCAATCCTCATAACGGGCTGTGAAGGAGGATGCAAAAGTGCAGCTTAGTCGAAAGCTTATTGACACTGGTTTTTCTTTTCCCGCGGACGTTGAGGTACAGCCGGTAAAAGATTTACCGGAACGGGTTATTCAATTTGGCGAAGGAAATTTTCTAAGAGCTTTTGTGGATTGGATGTTTCACCGTCTAAATAAAGAGGGTCTTTTTAATGGCAAGGTGGTGGTTGTGCAACCTATTCCCCGGGGATTAGTTTCGGTATTGAATGAACAGGATGGGTTGTATACTCTTTTCCTGCGCGGGATTCAAAACGGGTGGTTGGTACAGGAAAAAGAGGTCATTTCGGTAATTAGCCGGGGTATTAATCCATATGAGCAGTGGGAAGAATACTTAAAGTGTGCCGAGAACCCGGAAATTCGCTACGTTATCTCCAATACTACTGAAGCCGGTATCGCCTATGTACCGGGGGAAAATATGGACAACTGTCCGTCTTCCTTCCCCGGTAAGCTTACCGCTTATCTGTACCGTCGGTACCAGCATTTTCAGGGGGACCCGGAAAAGGGCATGGTGATTATACCCTGCGAGCTTATCGACCGGAATGGAGACAACCTGAAGAGGATTGTACTAAAAATATCAGAAGAATGGAAGCTGCCTGAGGGTTTTAATACTTGGGTCAAAAAGCATAATTATTTCCTCAATACCCTGGTGGATAGGATTGTAACCGGGTATCCCAGAGATGCGGAACAAATATGGCAAGAACTAGGATACCAGGACAAGCTGCTAAACACTGGCGAAATATTCCATTTATGGGTTATTGAGGGGGATAAACGGTTTAGCGAAGAACTGCCTTTCCACAAAGTAGGTTTAAACGTACTGTGGGTGGATGACATGACCCCTTATCGTACCCGAAAAGTCAGGATACTTAACGGGGCCCATACCATGACCGTGCCGGTGGCTTTCCTGTACGGAAAAGATACTGTAAAGGATTCGGTGGAAGACCCGCTGTTAGGGAAATTTATAAGAAAGGGTATTTTTGAGGAAATTGTACCCACCCTGGACTTTCCCGAAGAGGAAATTAAAGAGTTTGCCCGGGCGGTAGTGGAACGTTTCCAAAACCCGTTTATCAAACATTTTTTAATTGACATTGCTCTTAACTCTATTTCTAAGTTCAAGACCAGGGTACTACCATCGCTCCTGAGCTACGTCAGGGAAAAAAACTCAATACCCAAGTGCATGGGACTGTCTCTGGCCGCTCTTATGGCTTTCTACCGTGGCCGTGTAGAGGACGGTATGCTAGTCGGGAAGAGAAAAGGAGAGGAATATCGTTTCCGGGATGACCTGGATGTATTGGAGTTTTTTGTTACCAGATGGCAGCAGTATGAGTGTAGCGGGGATGTTCGGTCTCTGGTTGTTGACGTGCTGGGCAGCGAGAGGTTGTGGGGTCAGGAATTAAACCAGGTTCCAGGGCTTGCAGATGCCGTATCGGAGAACCTGAAAAACATTATGGAGCATGGCATGGGTTACGCCCTGCGCCAGGTGATTGAAGATTAGGATGAGAAAGATGCCTGTAGCTGATGTGTTACTCATTAATAAGATGGATGATGTTGTGGTGGCCCTCCGGGACTTGAAGTTTGGAAGTATTGTTGAAACGGAAGGTTTAAGGCTGTCCCTGCGGGACGACGTACCTATCGGACATAAAATTGCTGTCAGAGACATAAAAAAAGGCGATAAGGTGACCAAGTACGGGTTTACTATAGGTGTTTCTACCCGGGATATCCGGGCGGGGGAATGGGTGCACACCCATAATATTTCCACTACCCTTTCCGGTTTATTGGAATACAAGTATGAACCAGTTGAGTTGGAGGTTCGTCCCGGAGAGAAAA is a window from the Calderihabitans maritimus genome containing:
- a CDS encoding tagaturonate reductase, producing MQLSRKLIDTGFSFPADVEVQPVKDLPERVIQFGEGNFLRAFVDWMFHRLNKEGLFNGKVVVVQPIPRGLVSVLNEQDGLYTLFLRGIQNGWLVQEKEVISVISRGINPYEQWEEYLKCAENPEIRYVISNTTEAGIAYVPGENMDNCPSSFPGKLTAYLYRRYQHFQGDPEKGMVIIPCELIDRNGDNLKRIVLKISEEWKLPEGFNTWVKKHNYFLNTLVDRIVTGYPRDAEQIWQELGYQDKLLNTGEIFHLWVIEGDKRFSEELPFHKVGLNVLWVDDMTPYRTRKVRILNGAHTMTVPVAFLYGKDTVKDSVEDPLLGKFIRKGIFEEIVPTLDFPEEEIKEFARAVVERFQNPFIKHFLIDIALNSISKFKTRVLPSLLSYVREKNSIPKCMGLSLAALMAFYRGRVEDGMLVGKRKGEEYRFRDDLDVLEFFVTRWQQYECSGDVRSLVVDVLGSERLWGQELNQVPGLADAVSENLKNIMEHGMGYALRQVIED